From a single Anaerolineales bacterium genomic region:
- a CDS encoding cupin domain-containing protein, whose product MTVKHSNEVEVKNVAAGKDTTIQVLISSKEGPNFALRKFSMKPGGGMPRHTNEVEHEQYVLRGEATITIGDETHHVKTGDAVFIPAGVIHSYENTGGEPFEFLCIVPNKEDVIRVVDESC is encoded by the coding sequence ATGACCGTTAAACATTCGAACGAAGTGGAAGTGAAAAACGTTGCCGCAGGGAAGGATACGACCATTCAGGTGTTGATCTCCTCAAAGGAGGGACCGAACTTCGCCTTGCGGAAGTTCTCCATGAAACCCGGCGGAGGGATGCCGCGCCATACCAATGAGGTGGAGCACGAGCAATACGTCCTGCGCGGCGAAGCGACCATCACCATCGGCGACGAGACGCATCACGTAAAGACGGGAGATGCAGTCTTTATCCCGGCGGGTGTGATCCATTCGTATGAGAATACGGGCGGAGAACCGTTCGAGTTTCTGTGCATCGTTCCCAACAAGGAGGATGTGATCAGGGTTGTGGATGAATCCTGCTAA
- a CDS encoding cytochrome b/b6 domain-containing protein yields the protein MSETAPKRYHPVHVVIHWLMALLVFMMLGVGKFAMPGVSPDDPQKVMMLQSHTYIGGGIALLLIIRLVLRFTTKRPAPADAGNAFLNLVAKATHFLLYLLLIGMAFSGLGMYQLANLPAVFGGAQPYPPDFFEYLPRGGHGLISWLLLLLVALHFGAAMYHQFIKKDNLLARMWFGK from the coding sequence ATGTCTGAAACAGCCCCCAAACGTTACCATCCTGTACATGTCGTCATCCACTGGCTTATGGCTTTGCTTGTTTTTATGATGCTGGGCGTCGGCAAGTTTGCCATGCCCGGCGTTTCGCCGGATGATCCGCAGAAGGTGATGATGCTGCAATCCCACACCTACATCGGCGGCGGGATCGCCCTTTTGCTGATCATCCGTTTGGTGCTGCGCTTCACCACCAAGCGTCCCGCGCCTGCGGATGCCGGCAATGCCTTCCTGAATCTTGTTGCCAAAGCGACACATTTCCTGCTGTATCTGCTGTTGATCGGCATGGCTTTCAGCGGACTCGGCATGTATCAACTGGCGAACCTGCCGGCAGTGTTCGGAGGCGCGCAGCCGTATCCGCCCGATTTCTTTGAATACCTCCCGCGCGGCGGTCATGGACTTATCTCCTGGCTGTTGCTGCTGTTGGTGGCGCTTCACTTCGGCGCGGCGATGTACCATCAGTTCATCAAAAAGGATAATTTGCTGGCGCGCATGTGGTTCGGCAAATAG
- a CDS encoding response regulator — MTTGERILIVENDPDIADLIGRQSLQPLGYQVTVVSDAASALKYAVQTPPDLILANINLPGLSGKDLLAAFSSQSVRSPVIVIAEKGQEPDAIQAFRLGATDVMFWPLRDAEVVSIVERALRQTQETRERQKLDRQLKATNDELQKRLRDLTTILATAKAVVSLTDQRKLFDRLLESALQLGEADLCWLMLRDEKSNSYILRAQRSLPDSWAKKMNQPVDDGISSLVALSGESLFMNGSPLQKFKIAALGKSVGVIPIKIKNEVIGLLIVVRKKDNEFSRDAQTMLEAMADYASISLVNARLFRALEQTAENARAGEKRRQAALETLRETIQGEVQAAVYPLNLLLTEMPGALNEEQKKALESVQAALQRLTRSSEKTIAPHN; from the coding sequence ATGACCACCGGGGAACGCATTCTCATTGTTGAAAACGACCCAGATATTGCGGATCTGATCGGCAGACAGTCATTGCAGCCGCTCGGCTATCAGGTGACGGTTGTTTCTGATGCCGCTTCTGCTCTGAAATACGCGGTTCAGACTCCCCCGGACCTGATCCTGGCAAATATCAATTTGCCGGGTTTGAGCGGGAAAGACCTGCTTGCCGCTTTCAGTTCGCAAAGTGTGCGCTCGCCCGTGATCGTGATCGCTGAAAAAGGGCAGGAACCGGATGCGATCCAAGCCTTCCGCCTCGGCGCGACGGATGTGATGTTCTGGCCCCTGCGGGATGCGGAAGTGGTGTCCATTGTCGAGCGCGCCCTGCGTCAGACGCAGGAGACGCGCGAACGTCAGAAACTTGACCGTCAACTGAAGGCGACCAACGACGAATTGCAAAAACGCCTGCGAGACCTGACGACCATTCTTGCCACTGCCAAGGCGGTGGTCTCCCTCACCGATCAACGCAAGTTATTCGACCGTTTGCTTGAAAGCGCCCTGCAATTGGGCGAAGCAGACCTTTGCTGGTTGATGCTGCGCGACGAGAAGAGCAATAGTTACATTTTGCGCGCCCAGCGCAGTCTGCCTGATTCGTGGGCGAAGAAAATGAACCAGCCCGTGGACGATGGCATCAGTTCGCTGGTGGCGCTTTCCGGGGAGAGTCTGTTCATGAATGGGTCTCCCTTGCAAAAGTTCAAGATTGCGGCGCTTGGCAAGTCTGTGGGCGTGATTCCCATCAAGATCAAGAACGAGGTCATTGGGTTGTTGATCGTGGTGCGCAAGAAGGATAACGAGTTTTCGCGCGATGCCCAGACCATGCTCGAAGCCATGGCGGATTACGCTTCGATCTCTCTTGTGAATGCGAGGTTGTTCCGCGCCCTTGAGCAGACGGCTGAAAATGCGCGCGCGGGCGAGAAGCGCCGTCAAGCCGCGCTGGAGACACTGCGTGAAACAATCCAAGGTGAGGTGCAGGCGGCAGTCTATCCGTTGAACCTGCTGTTGACGGAAATGCCCGGCGCTTTGAACGAAGAACAGAAGAAGGCGCTCGAATCCGTGCAGGCAGCCTTGCAACGCCTGACGCGTTCCTCAGAAAAGACCATCGCTCCGCACAACTGA
- a CDS encoding DUF3467 domain-containing protein — protein sequence MTTPQIPPKPAGPTLELPPDLKIVYANLARIAHSPSDIVIDFAHLLPGEPRAKIGSRIVMTPLSAKLLVRALTENIARYEAAFGEINLPTNSTLADNLFKPFQGPTPEPPKE from the coding sequence ATGACTACGCCTCAAATCCCTCCCAAACCTGCCGGTCCCACGCTTGAACTGCCGCCCGATCTTAAGATCGTCTATGCCAACCTCGCGCGCATCGCCCATTCCCCGTCCGATATTGTGATTGACTTTGCCCATCTCCTGCCCGGCGAGCCGCGCGCAAAGATCGGTTCGCGCATTGTCATGACGCCGCTCAGCGCAAAATTACTCGTGCGGGCGCTGACCGAAAACATCGCCCGTTACGAAGCCGCATTTGGCGAGATCAACCTTCCGACCAACTCCACCCTCGCAGACAACCTCTTCAAGCCGTTCCAAGGTCCGACGCCCGAACCGCCGAAGGAATAA
- a CDS encoding ATP-binding protein — translation MMKQELILLALDASPILDLMERALRAAGYEVAVAHDRPSMDRSIQEAIPALVIIGEKFADAEGLSMSREMLERFPTLPIILYTEQDTTGLLRSAFKTGLMGYLCPPLKVDDIVDEVQRSLNRARSLGDWLRREVKRTTASLEKKAKISETERIKLEAIISNIQDGVIVIDEHQHILLINHAVRDIFRLSGDPLAGKPLKDVIANDDLHALLVRASDGPLKYHEINFNDGRVFNAQYTPIPKIGGAVTMQDISYLKELDRLKSDFIHTISHDLRSPLTAILGYTELIERTGSLNQTQHEFLHRLQGSVQHVTSLVNDLLDLGRMEAGFDTRREAVHIENVLKYTLDVVEPSVRKKNIKLSKEIADGLRPLRANPIRIRQMLDNLVVNAIKYTPNEGSVTVSMSMQDDQIVIRVQDTGPGIPPDEQARVFEKFYRATNRPDGVEGSGLGLAIVKSIVDSQQGRVWVEANAEQGSTFVVLLPAEE, via the coding sequence ATGATGAAACAGGAACTCATCCTACTGGCACTGGACGCATCCCCGATCCTCGATCTGATGGAGCGGGCTTTACGCGCGGCGGGGTATGAAGTGGCGGTTGCGCATGATCGCCCATCGATGGATAGGTCCATTCAGGAGGCGATACCGGCTCTTGTGATCATCGGTGAGAAATTTGCGGATGCGGAAGGGCTGTCCATGTCGCGGGAAATGCTGGAGCGTTTCCCAACCCTGCCGATCATTTTGTACACCGAACAGGATACTACCGGATTGCTCCGGTCCGCGTTTAAGACGGGGCTGATGGGATATCTTTGTCCCCCGCTCAAAGTGGATGACATCGTGGATGAGGTTCAGCGGAGTTTGAACCGCGCGCGGAGTTTGGGGGATTGGCTTCGGCGTGAAGTGAAGCGGACAACCGCGTCGCTGGAGAAGAAAGCCAAAATATCGGAAACAGAACGAATTAAGTTGGAGGCGATCATCTCGAACATTCAGGATGGGGTGATCGTGATCGATGAGCATCAGCACATCCTGCTGATCAACCATGCTGTACGGGACATTTTCCGCCTGAGCGGTGATCCGCTTGCAGGCAAGCCGCTGAAGGACGTCATTGCGAACGATGATCTGCATGCTCTGCTGGTGCGCGCCAGTGATGGACCGTTGAAATATCATGAGATCAACTTCAACGACGGGCGGGTCTTCAACGCGCAATACACGCCCATCCCCAAGATCGGCGGTGCGGTGACCATGCAGGATATTTCCTACCTGAAGGAACTTGACCGCCTGAAAAGCGATTTCATCCATACGATTTCGCACGACCTGCGCTCGCCGTTGACCGCCATCCTTGGATATACCGAATTGATCGAACGTACGGGGTCGCTGAACCAGACGCAGCATGAGTTTCTACACCGCCTGCAGGGAAGTGTCCAGCATGTGACCAGCCTGGTCAATGACCTGCTTGATCTGGGGCGCATGGAGGCGGGGTTCGATACGCGCCGCGAGGCGGTTCACATCGAGAATGTGCTCAAATATACGCTGGATGTGGTCGAACCGAGCGTACGCAAAAAAAATATCAAACTTTCAAAGGAAATTGCCGATGGGCTGCGCCCGCTGCGGGCGAACCCGATCCGCATCCGGCAGATGCTGGATAATCTCGTAGTCAATGCCATCAAATACACCCCGAATGAAGGCAGCGTGACTGTCAGCATGTCCATGCAGGACGATCAGATCGTGATCCGCGTGCAGGATACCGGACCGGGAATCCCGCCGGATGAGCAGGCGCGCGTGTTCGAGAAGTTCTATCGCGCCACGAACCGCCCCGACGGTGTGGAAGGCTCCGGGCTGGGGCTTGCCATCGTAAAATCCATCGTGGACAGCCAACAGGGACGTGTATGGGTTGAAGCCAATGCAGAGCAGGGATCTACATTCGTTGTCCTTCTGCCGGCGGAAGAGTAA
- a CDS encoding NBR1-Ig-like domain-containing protein, translated as MKKTVLFLLIATLLASCISVQVGDAPTPAPEGFVTATLPPTQVVFVPPTLTPTPEITLTPTLSVTMPPNCTNSAVLLRDVTIQDGTRVSPGETFTKTWEFVNTGTCPWIGYTLKFAAGDQMNAPLSAPIPDTLPKTNALVSVDLTAPSANGSYTGYFTLNDLNGGDVPIGIEKTFWVKITVGSGGTVPQPTSSGGGGGNTGSTPPGTGGGNCNYNQNAGYVEQIASLINAERAKAGLPALSINSFLASAAQAHAADMACNNMISHTGSNGSSIRARVLATGYSPSFVEEIIYGGGGPQAAMMWWMNDQIHRDAILKARTTEMGVGYAYFSNGSYGDYIAVVLGTP; from the coding sequence ATGAAAAAAACAGTTCTCTTTCTCCTGATCGCCACCCTGCTCGCATCCTGCATTTCGGTGCAGGTCGGCGATGCGCCCACGCCGGCGCCCGAAGGATTCGTCACCGCCACATTGCCGCCAACCCAAGTAGTTTTTGTGCCGCCCACTCTCACGCCCACGCCTGAGATCACACTGACGCCCACCCTCTCCGTCACCATGCCGCCCAACTGCACGAACAGCGCGGTGCTGCTGCGCGACGTGACCATTCAGGACGGAACGCGCGTGAGCCCGGGCGAAACCTTCACGAAGACGTGGGAATTCGTCAACACGGGAACCTGCCCGTGGATCGGATACACGCTCAAATTCGCCGCCGGAGACCAGATGAACGCGCCTCTCTCCGCCCCGATCCCTGATACACTGCCGAAGACCAATGCCCTCGTTTCAGTGGATCTGACCGCGCCGAGCGCGAACGGATCGTACACGGGATACTTTACGCTCAACGACCTGAACGGCGGGGACGTGCCAATCGGCATCGAGAAGACCTTTTGGGTGAAGATCACCGTCGGCAGCGGCGGGACGGTTCCCCAGCCGACCAGTTCCGGCGGTGGAGGCGGGAACACGGGCAGCACGCCCCCCGGCACCGGCGGCGGGAACTGCAATTACAACCAGAACGCCGGTTACGTCGAACAGATCGCTTCGCTCATCAACGCGGAACGCGCCAAGGCGGGCTTGCCTGCTTTGAGCATCAATTCCTTCTTGGCGAGCGCCGCCCAGGCACACGCCGCGGACATGGCATGTAACAACATGATCAGCCACACCGGCTCGAACGGATCATCCATCCGCGCGCGGGTGCTGGCAACGGGATACTCGCCTTCATTTGTGGAGGAGATCATCTACGGCGGAGGCGGTCCGCAGGCGGCAATGATGTGGTGGATGAACGACCAGATCCACCGCGACGCCATCCTGAAGGCGCGCACGACGGAAATGGGCGTGGGCTATGCCTATTTTTCCAACGGTTCATATGGGGATTATATTGCGGTGGTACTGGGAACTCCGTGA
- the ssb gene encoding single-stranded DNA-binding protein codes for MYHTLIIVGNVGRDPEMRYTPTGQAVTSFSVATSRQYTAGNGEQVKETIWFRVSTWGKTAEACNQYLKKGSKVLIEGRLTPDKATGGPRIWTKQDGSAGSSFEVTAQTVRFLSSRNEGDSGHSMGSGGMEMAELPPEDDIPF; via the coding sequence ATGTATCACACTCTTATCATCGTTGGCAATGTAGGCAGAGACCCCGAAATGCGTTACACGCCAACCGGTCAGGCAGTGACTTCCTTCTCGGTTGCCACCAGCCGCCAATATACAGCCGGAAACGGCGAGCAGGTCAAGGAGACCATCTGGTTCCGCGTTTCAACATGGGGAAAAACCGCCGAAGCCTGCAACCAGTACCTCAAGAAAGGCTCCAAGGTATTGATCGAAGGACGCCTGACACCGGACAAAGCCACCGGCGGTCCGCGCATCTGGACCAAGCAGGACGGCTCCGCCGGTTCATCCTTCGAAGTCACCGCCCAGACCGTGCGCTTCCTCTCCTCCCGCAACGAAGGCGACAGCGGACACTCCATGGGCAGCGGCGGCATGGAAATGGCGGAACTGCCGCCCGAAGATGACATTCCCTTCTAA
- a CDS encoding haloacid dehalogenase, translating to MHKLEAIAEQIRKNFDARTIARDEALARARQLTRACSLAIRAVHRDDTETMQAQLQEARQLADELRDSLSEHPDLYYAGYTQDALKEFVEANVTCALIRNEPLQTPEELIVEPATYLNGLAEVVGELRRRTLDILRHGYSEEAERLLGYMDEIYSIMVTMDYPDAITNGLRRQTDLARGIIEKTRGDITFSLRGEHLEQAIGTLIGQLNAGQAAGQKRSGGSKEDQ from the coding sequence ATGCACAAACTGGAAGCCATCGCGGAACAGATCCGCAAGAATTTCGATGCCCGCACCATCGCGCGCGACGAGGCGCTTGCCCGTGCGCGGCAGTTGACCCGCGCCTGTTCCCTTGCCATCCGCGCCGTGCACCGCGACGACACCGAAACCATGCAGGCGCAATTGCAGGAAGCGCGCCAGCTTGCGGACGAACTGCGCGACTCGCTCTCCGAGCATCCCGACCTGTATTATGCGGGATACACTCAGGATGCGCTCAAGGAATTCGTGGAAGCGAACGTCACTTGCGCGCTGATCCGCAACGAACCGCTTCAGACTCCCGAAGAACTGATCGTTGAACCCGCAACCTATCTCAACGGTTTGGCGGAAGTCGTCGGCGAACTGCGCCGCCGCACGCTCGATATCCTGCGCCACGGATATTCGGAGGAAGCCGAACGCCTGCTCGGTTACATGGACGAGATCTACTCGATCATGGTCACCATGGATTACCCCGACGCCATCACCAACGGTCTGCGCCGCCAAACAGACCTGGCGCGCGGCATCATCGAAAAGACGCGCGGTGACATCACTTTCAGCCTGCGCGGGGAGCACCTCGAACAAGCCATCGGGACGTTGATCGGTCAGTTAAACGCCGGACAGGCTGCAGGTCAAAAAAGAAGCGGTGGCTCCAAAGAGGATCAATAG
- a CDS encoding DUF5050 domain-containing protein yields MSLRNLTLIQKVIVTGLGIGFTGLCALFAYAIVVVANEPLERGTPTPALVFPPLETPTLTLADIPTEFATLPPTFELPTPTEFIPTPQPTYNDASPPSGKIAFACYIQQIDQICLLNADGSGRKQLTSLSATAFYPSVSPDGQTIFFSSRDSGNFEIYSIDISGNNLKKLTNGIGSLYAPEMSPNGEWIIFTNGNSGLWLMRPDGRNPRALTNRNDIDPTWSPDGSMIAFASSRSGARQLFVMNADGTDVQQVTDLNNMGGRNTWSPDGSQLAFYRGPRGDRNIYIINIDGTGLVKLTNGGDNLAPSWSPDGEWITFTSYRDGNNELYIMRPDGTDVRRLTNSPISDWQPRWGP; encoded by the coding sequence ATGTCACTCCGCAACCTCACCCTCATCCAAAAAGTCATCGTCACCGGCTTGGGTATCGGCTTCACAGGTCTGTGCGCGCTCTTTGCCTATGCCATTGTTGTCGTTGCCAACGAACCGTTGGAGCGGGGAACACCGACGCCCGCGCTTGTCTTCCCTCCCTTGGAGACTCCCACGCTCACACTTGCGGACATCCCCACAGAGTTTGCCACGCTTCCTCCGACCTTTGAACTGCCCACTCCGACCGAATTCATCCCCACGCCCCAGCCGACCTACAACGATGCATCGCCGCCAAGCGGGAAGATCGCTTTTGCTTGTTACATCCAGCAAATTGACCAGATCTGCCTGCTCAACGCGGACGGGAGCGGGCGCAAACAACTCACCAGCCTCAGCGCCACGGCGTTCTATCCGTCCGTTTCGCCCGATGGTCAGACCATTTTCTTCTCCTCGCGCGACAGCGGAAATTTCGAGATCTATTCGATTGACATCAGCGGGAATAACCTAAAGAAACTGACGAACGGCATCGGTTCGCTCTACGCGCCTGAAATGTCCCCGAACGGCGAGTGGATCATCTTCACCAACGGCAATAGCGGACTGTGGCTGATGCGTCCCGATGGCAGGAATCCCCGCGCGTTGACAAATCGCAACGACATCGACCCGACCTGGTCACCGGACGGCTCGATGATCGCCTTTGCCTCCTCGCGTTCAGGCGCGCGCCAGCTCTTCGTCATGAACGCGGATGGGACGGACGTTCAACAGGTCACCGACCTGAACAATATGGGCGGGCGCAATACCTGGTCGCCGGATGGCAGTCAACTCGCCTTCTACCGCGGACCGCGCGGCGACCGCAATATCTACATCATCAACATCGACGGTACGGGCTTGGTCAAGCTCACGAACGGCGGCGACAACCTCGCGCCGTCCTGGTCGCCGGATGGGGAATGGATCACCTTCACCTCCTACCGCGACGGCAACAACGAACTCTATATCATGCGCCCCGACGGCACGGACGTGAGGAGGCTGACGAACAGTCCCATCTCCGATTGGCAGCCGAGGTGGGGACCGTAA